In Silene latifolia isolate original U9 population chromosome X, ASM4854445v1, whole genome shotgun sequence, the following proteins share a genomic window:
- the LOC141620402 gene encoding 2S seed storage protein-like, producing MASKLVILAATVAAMVVLTQATFQTTVITTELENEHGGSGQCRQQLRGQWPDQCQKFMMQGMMRRQLNPSRSRGGRECLFDMCCEEMEMMEPQCQCEAMKMMVQEMRPMSQSHPQMMMEKAMMIPMFCGTMQRKCSMSTM from the coding sequence ATGGCAAGCAAGCTAGTGATATTGGCAGCCACAGTGGCAGCCATGGTGGTACTAACCCAGGCCACATTCCAAACCACCGTGATAACAACCGAACTGGAGAACGAACACGGCGGCTCAGGACAGTGCCGTCAGCAATTAAGGGGACAGTGGCCAGACCAGTGCCAGAAGTTCATGATGCAAGGCATGATGAGGAGGCAGTTGAACCCATCTCGATCTCGAGGCGGCCGAGAATGTTTGTTTGATATGTGTTGTGAGGAAATGGAAATGATGGAACCACAATGCCAATGTGAAGCCATGAAGATGATGGTCCAAGAGATGAGACCCATGAGTCAGTCTCACCCTCAGATGATGATGGAGAAGGCAATGATGATCCCTATGTTTTGTGGTACTATGCAACGCAAGTGCTCCATGTCTACCATGTAA
- the LOC141620403 gene encoding putative aspartic proteinase GIP2 produces MACYSSSNGNIIKAFLFSTIITTLHVAKGNIDAMVISISKDQTTLQYVAKLQQGTPPMPVSLTVDLGGPFSWVDCSRGYKSSTYGAAQCGLAPCGSFGPEQTCGDCHSGPNPRPGCNNDTCSVIVTNPITGKSNAGEVASDILTVHSTDGSNPGPLVTAHTDFVCSNTGLLKGLPKGANGVVGFGRGRSSLLTQFDNEFSDEVFYFPLKFALCLTSSSRSPGFAIFGKAKYELTPTIIDLSKSLKFSPMIQNPNGDHRSTDYYLNVTAIKINGKIVNLNKTLLSIDGQGNGGTKISTIHPYTLLKTSIYKAVIAAFTKKLRGAKQVQPVHPFGACYETKGLKVPIIDLVLHKQSVSWRIFENNSMVRVNTDVVCLGFVDGGADLRAAIVIGGHQLEENLLEFSVVDGIGFSSLRSKGISCANFNFTTVA; encoded by the coding sequence ATGGCTTGTTACTCTTCCTCAAATGGCAACATCATCAAGGCCTTCTTATTTAGCACCATCATCACTACACTCCATGTCGCCAAAGGCAACATAGACGCTATGGTAATATCCATCTCCAAGGATCAAACCACTTTGCAATATGTTGCCAAGTTGCAACAAGGGACTCCGCCAATGCCCGTTTCTCTGACTGTTGACCTCGGAGGCCCATTCTCGTGGGTCGATTGCAGTCGAGGGTACAAATCATCTACCTATGGAGCTGCACAGTGCGGCCTAGCACCCTGCGGGAGTTTTGGGCCTGAGCAAACCTGTGGGGATTGTCATTCAGGCCCAAACCCCCGTCCAGGCTGCAACAATGACACCTGTAGTGTCATTGTTACAAACCCAATCACAGGAAAGTCTAATGCCGGTGAGGTGGCTAGTGACATTCTTACTGTCCATTCTACTGACGGATCCAACCCAGGACCACTGGTCACAGCCCACACAGATTTCGTATGCTCCAACACTGGTCTATTGAAAGGCCTTCCTAAAGGGGCTAACGGAGTAGTCGGGTTTGGAAGAGGTAGATCTTCTCTTCTAACTCAATTTGACAATGAATTCAGTGATGAGGTTTTCTATTTTCCTCTCAAGTTTGCACTTTGCTTGACTAGTTCTAGCCGTAGTCCTGGTTTCGCTATCTTTGGCAAAGCCAAATATGAGCTAACCCCAACAATAATTGATTTGTCAAAATCTCTGAAATTCTCACCGATGATTCAAAACCCAAACGGAGATCACCGATCCACTGATTATTACCTCAATGTGACCGCCATCAAGATTAACGGCAAAATAGTGAATCTGAACAAAACCCTTTTAAGCATAGATGGCCAGGGCAATGGAGGGACTAAAATCAGCACCATCCATCCTTACACTCTCCTGAAAACTTCAATCTATAAAGCGGTCATTGCTGCATTCACCAAGAAGCTCAGAGGGGCTAAGCAGGTGCAACCAGTGCACCCATTCGGCGCGTGCTATGAGACCAAAGGCCTGAAGGTGCCAATAATTGACCTGGTTTTGCACAAGCAGAGTGTAAGCTGGAGGATTTTTGAGAATAATTCGATGGTTCGAGTGAATACAGATGTCGTCTGTCTCGGGTTTGTTGACGGAGGGGCGGATTTGAGAGCGGCTATAGTGATTGGTGGGCATCAACTGGAGGAGAATTTGTTGGAGTTCAGTGTGGTTGATGGAATTGGGTTCAGTTCTTTGCGGTCTAAGGGGATTTCATGTGCTAACTTCAACTTCACTACTGTGGCTTAG
- the LOC141621908 gene encoding DNA (cytosine-5)-methyltransferase DRM2-like, which translates to MKQCKKWNLVRVGKHKVAILEPNDVEMLGFPQDHTRGVGWTERYKALGNSFQIDTVAYHLSVLKPIYPRGMTVLSLFSGIGGAEVALHRLGIPLKAVVSVEISEISRKIFQDWWDQTEQRGQLIHLDDVQKVDNRMIRRWITEFGGFDLVIGGSPCNNLAGGNRRTRDGLLGEHSSLFFQYFRILDTVMTFNKHEMGLALPAVEERSLTHKPKNVFISQNQLAMGETPLGLIR; encoded by the exons ATGAAACAGTGCAAGAAATGGAACTTGGTTCGGGTTGGAAAGCACAAGGTTGCTATACTGGAACCTAATGATGTGGAGATGTTGGGATTTCCACAGGATCATACCAGAGGTGTTGGCTGGACTGAGAGATATAAAGCCTTAGGGAACTCCTTTCAG ATAGACACAGTTGCATACCACCTGTCAGTTCTGAAACCCATCTACCCACGAGGAATGACCGTTTTGTCCCTCTTCTCCGGCATTGGTGGAGCCGAGGTAGCCCTCCACAGACTCGGAATCCCACTGAAGGCAGTGGTTTCAGTAGAGATATCAGAAATCAGTAGGAAGATATTTCAGGACTGGTGGGATCAAACAGAGCAACGAGGTCAGCTGATCCATTTGGATGACGTGCAGAAAGTGGATAATCGGATGATAAGACGATGGATTACAGAGTTTGGTGGGTTTGATCTGGTGATTGGAGGAAGCCCATGTAACAATCTTGCAGGTGGGAATAGGAGGACTAGAGATGGACTTCTAGGGGAGCATTCTTCTTTGTTCTTTCAGTACTTCAGGATTCTAGACACTGTTATGACTTTTAATAAACACGAGATGGGTCTGGCCTTACCCGCGGTGGAGGAGAGAAGTCTAACTCACAAGCCCAAGAATGTTTTtatctcccaaaaccaattggcaatgggagaaacacccctaggccttataagatag